In Dysidea avara chromosome 3, odDysAvar1.4, whole genome shotgun sequence, a single window of DNA contains:
- the LOC136250886 gene encoding uncharacterized protein isoform X2: MMIRSATNVILILQLCNVMCSVACPLLNAPTDGMITCSLGDDGTPSTNDNCDFTCDNGFELSGSDTRICQSDGSWSGSNVTCIRVRCLPPTNGALNCVPGTTGLIGDTCAFQCNAGYVRQGSVIGACLADGNWSMGNPICVVLNCSTSPPVTNSQLQLPCNTQYLSKCTATCDEGYMRANITSVTYLCNVTFVSNMVDWMAIDGASCQRVECPAPVNGRLECPGSRGFYQDNCTFSCNPGYELQGASNGTCLANQSWSGGLPSCVALNCSTSPPLDNSQLQLPCNTQYQSTCTALCDQGFARHFTSITYQCEVTVDPDVVQWRVIDGASCLRVTCPSLDNPINVTINCSLGDDGVLSYEDTCTYSCNSSYELTGNDKRTCLFDGTWSGNDVVSCIQRDNSGSRSSVTIPIIISSVVSAVVVLIVAAVAYRIHKKLKRKRGVRLKRMSCISTYDHDMKETLLKHNQNEYAAISAKEFVSQKFEKQLATLTINYNDLQVQEPISEGAFGIVYKGIYTRNGENLSVAIKTLKVSSSMLTAEEFVDECSTTKIFSHPNVLSLIGVSISPEESIPMMVLPYMVNGDVKTFLKSKRGHKIEMTELPKDLSFNTLVKICFDIAKGMEYLSSVRFVHRDLAARNCMLDENMVTKVADFGLSRDIYISDYYKLDRSVLLPVKWLAPEALFDKSFSAKTDVWSFGVTCWEVFTLGLQPYPSVDPHEMTDYLKTGKVLEKPSLSSEEMYDIMRCCWKFAPDDRPDFSELVEKINQELQTS; this comes from the exons ATGATGatcagatcagctacaaatgtgATACTAATACTTCAGTTGTGTAATGTGATGTGCTCAG TTGCTTGCCCTTTACTTAATGCTCCAACTGATGGAAtgatcacttgttcactgggagatgatggaacTCCTTCTACTAATGACAATTGTGACTTTACATGTGATAATGGCTTTGAGTTAAGTGGCAGTGATACTAGGAtatgtcagagtgatgggagttGGAGTGGTAGTAATGTCACATGCATAAGag TTCGGTGTCTCCCTCCAACAAATGGAGCTCTCAACTGTGTACCTGGCACTACTGGTTTAATTGGAGATACTTGTGCATTTCAGTGTAATGCAGGTTATGTTCGACAGGGTTCTGTGATTGGAGCTTGTCTAGCTGATGGCAACTGGAGCATGGGAAATCCAATTTGTGTGGTACTAAACTGTTCCACATCACCACCTGTAACTAACTCACAACTACAATTACCATGTAACACACAGTACCTGTCAAAATGTACAGCAACTTGTGATGAAGGATACATGAGGGCTAACATCACCAGTGTTACTTATTTGTGTAACGTCACGTTTGTGAGCAATATGGTAGATTGGATGGCAATAGATGGAGCATCATGTCAAAGAG TGGAGTGTCCTGCTCCTGTTAATGGGAGACTAGAGTGTCCAGGATCTAGAGGATTTTATCAGGATAACTGTACCTTCTCTTGTAATCCTGGTTATGAGTTACAAGGAGCTAGTAATGGAACTTGTTTAGCTAATCAAAGTTGGAGTGGAGGTCTACCATCTTGTGTAGCATTAAATTGTTCCACATCACCACCTCTTGATAATtcacaattacaattaccatgCAACACACAGTATCAGTCAACATGTACTGCATTGTGTGATCAAGGATTTGCCAGACATTTCACCAGTATTACATACCAGTGTGAAGTTACTGTGGATCCTGATGTGGTACAGTGGAGGGTAATTGATGGAGCATCTTGTCTAAGAG TTACCTGTCCATCACTTGACAACCCTATCAATGTAACAATTAATTGTTCattgggagatgatggagtactctcttatgaagacacttgtacttATTCATGTAACTCtagttatgagctaactggtaatGACAAGAGGACGTGCTTATTTGATGGCACATGGAGTGGTAATGATGTAGTGTCGTGTATACAAAGAG ACAATTCTGGTTCAAGGAGTTCTGTAACCATTCCTATTATTATATCTTCGGTTGTGTCAGCTGTTGTTGTTTTAATTGTTGCTGCTGTGGCATATAGAATACACAAGAAGTTAAAGCGGAAAAGAGGTGTTCG CCTCAAGAGGATGAGCTGTATATCCACTTATGATCATGATATGAAAGAGACTTTGCTTAAACACAATCAGAATGAATACGCGGCTATAT CTGCAAAAGAATTTGTATCACAAAAATTTGAAAAGCAATTAGCTACACTTACAATAAACTACAATGACTTGCAAGTTCAAGAGCCAATATCTGAAG GAGCTTTTGGAATTGTCTACAAGGGTATTTACACAAGAAATGGTGAAAATCTTTCTGTTGCTATTAAGACATTAAAAG TTTCTTCATCAATGCTTACAGCTGAAGAATTTGTTGATGAATGTTCTACTACTAAAATATTCAGCCATCCTAATGTACTGAGTCTCATTGGTGTTAGTATTTCACCAGAGGAGTCCATACCAATGATGGTGTTACCATATATGGTCAATGGTGATGTGAAGACATTTCTGAAGTCAAAGAGAGGACACAAGATAGAAATGACAGAATTACCAAAA GATCTTAGTTTCAACACACTTGTGAAGATATGCTTTGACATTGCTAAAGGAATGGAGTACCTGTCATCAGTTCGGTTTGTACATAGAGATCTAGCAGCACGAAACTGCAT GTTGGATGAGAACATGGTGACTAAAGTTGCTGATTTTGGTCTTTCACGTGACATATACATATCAGACTACTACAAGTTAGACCGTTCTGTTCTACTGCCAGTGAAATGGCTTGCTCCTGAGGCACTATTTGACAAAAGTTTTTCAGCAAAAACTGATGTA TGGTCATTTGGAGTAACATGTTGGGAAGTATTCACTCTTGGACTACAACCATATCCTTCAGTGGATCCACATGAAATGACTGACTATCTGAAGACTGGTAAAGTGCTAGAGAAGCCATCACTAAGCTCAGAAGAAAT GTATGACATTATGAGGTGCTGTTGGAAGTTTGCTCCAGATGATAGACCTGACTTTTCTGA
- the LOC136250886 gene encoding uncharacterized protein isoform X1: MMIRSATNVILILQLCNVMCSVACPLLNAPTDGMITCSLGDDGTPSTNDNCDFTCDNGFELSGSDTRICQSDGSWSGSNVTCIRVRCLPPTNGALNCVPGTTGLIGDTCAFQCNAGYVRQGSVIGACLADGNWSMGNPICVVLNCSTSPPVTNSQLQLPCNTQYLSKCTATCDEGYMRANITSVTYLCNVTFVSNMVDWMAIDGASCQRVECPAPVNGRLECPGSRGFYQDNCTFSCNPGYELQGASNGTCLANQSWSGGLPSCVALNCSTSPPLDNSQLQLPCNTQYQSTCTALCDQGFARHFTSITYQCEVTVDPDVVQWRVIDGASCLRVTCPSLDNPINVTINCSLGDDGVLSYEDTCTYSCNSSYELTGNDKRTCLFDGTWSGNDVVSCIQRAVDNSGSRSSVTIPIIISSVVSAVVVLIVAAVAYRIHKKLKRKRGVRLKRMSCISTYDHDMKETLLKHNQNEYAAISAKEFVSQKFEKQLATLTINYNDLQVQEPISEGAFGIVYKGIYTRNGENLSVAIKTLKVSSSMLTAEEFVDECSTTKIFSHPNVLSLIGVSISPEESIPMMVLPYMVNGDVKTFLKSKRGHKIEMTELPKDLSFNTLVKICFDIAKGMEYLSSVRFVHRDLAARNCMLDENMVTKVADFGLSRDIYISDYYKLDRSVLLPVKWLAPEALFDKSFSAKTDVWSFGVTCWEVFTLGLQPYPSVDPHEMTDYLKTGKVLEKPSLSSEEMYDIMRCCWKFAPDDRPDFSELVEKINQELQTS; this comes from the exons ATGATGatcagatcagctacaaatgtgATACTAATACTTCAGTTGTGTAATGTGATGTGCTCAG TTGCTTGCCCTTTACTTAATGCTCCAACTGATGGAAtgatcacttgttcactgggagatgatggaacTCCTTCTACTAATGACAATTGTGACTTTACATGTGATAATGGCTTTGAGTTAAGTGGCAGTGATACTAGGAtatgtcagagtgatgggagttGGAGTGGTAGTAATGTCACATGCATAAGag TTCGGTGTCTCCCTCCAACAAATGGAGCTCTCAACTGTGTACCTGGCACTACTGGTTTAATTGGAGATACTTGTGCATTTCAGTGTAATGCAGGTTATGTTCGACAGGGTTCTGTGATTGGAGCTTGTCTAGCTGATGGCAACTGGAGCATGGGAAATCCAATTTGTGTGGTACTAAACTGTTCCACATCACCACCTGTAACTAACTCACAACTACAATTACCATGTAACACACAGTACCTGTCAAAATGTACAGCAACTTGTGATGAAGGATACATGAGGGCTAACATCACCAGTGTTACTTATTTGTGTAACGTCACGTTTGTGAGCAATATGGTAGATTGGATGGCAATAGATGGAGCATCATGTCAAAGAG TGGAGTGTCCTGCTCCTGTTAATGGGAGACTAGAGTGTCCAGGATCTAGAGGATTTTATCAGGATAACTGTACCTTCTCTTGTAATCCTGGTTATGAGTTACAAGGAGCTAGTAATGGAACTTGTTTAGCTAATCAAAGTTGGAGTGGAGGTCTACCATCTTGTGTAGCATTAAATTGTTCCACATCACCACCTCTTGATAATtcacaattacaattaccatgCAACACACAGTATCAGTCAACATGTACTGCATTGTGTGATCAAGGATTTGCCAGACATTTCACCAGTATTACATACCAGTGTGAAGTTACTGTGGATCCTGATGTGGTACAGTGGAGGGTAATTGATGGAGCATCTTGTCTAAGAG TTACCTGTCCATCACTTGACAACCCTATCAATGTAACAATTAATTGTTCattgggagatgatggagtactctcttatgaagacacttgtacttATTCATGTAACTCtagttatgagctaactggtaatGACAAGAGGACGTGCTTATTTGATGGCACATGGAGTGGTAATGATGTAGTGTCGTGTATACAAAGAG CTGTAGACAATTCTGGTTCAAGGAGTTCTGTAACCATTCCTATTATTATATCTTCGGTTGTGTCAGCTGTTGTTGTTTTAATTGTTGCTGCTGTGGCATATAGAATACACAAGAAGTTAAAGCGGAAAAGAGGTGTTCG CCTCAAGAGGATGAGCTGTATATCCACTTATGATCATGATATGAAAGAGACTTTGCTTAAACACAATCAGAATGAATACGCGGCTATAT CTGCAAAAGAATTTGTATCACAAAAATTTGAAAAGCAATTAGCTACACTTACAATAAACTACAATGACTTGCAAGTTCAAGAGCCAATATCTGAAG GAGCTTTTGGAATTGTCTACAAGGGTATTTACACAAGAAATGGTGAAAATCTTTCTGTTGCTATTAAGACATTAAAAG TTTCTTCATCAATGCTTACAGCTGAAGAATTTGTTGATGAATGTTCTACTACTAAAATATTCAGCCATCCTAATGTACTGAGTCTCATTGGTGTTAGTATTTCACCAGAGGAGTCCATACCAATGATGGTGTTACCATATATGGTCAATGGTGATGTGAAGACATTTCTGAAGTCAAAGAGAGGACACAAGATAGAAATGACAGAATTACCAAAA GATCTTAGTTTCAACACACTTGTGAAGATATGCTTTGACATTGCTAAAGGAATGGAGTACCTGTCATCAGTTCGGTTTGTACATAGAGATCTAGCAGCACGAAACTGCAT GTTGGATGAGAACATGGTGACTAAAGTTGCTGATTTTGGTCTTTCACGTGACATATACATATCAGACTACTACAAGTTAGACCGTTCTGTTCTACTGCCAGTGAAATGGCTTGCTCCTGAGGCACTATTTGACAAAAGTTTTTCAGCAAAAACTGATGTA TGGTCATTTGGAGTAACATGTTGGGAAGTATTCACTCTTGGACTACAACCATATCCTTCAGTGGATCCACATGAAATGACTGACTATCTGAAGACTGGTAAAGTGCTAGAGAAGCCATCACTAAGCTCAGAAGAAAT GTATGACATTATGAGGTGCTGTTGGAAGTTTGCTCCAGATGATAGACCTGACTTTTCTGA